In one Paramisgurnus dabryanus chromosome 21, PD_genome_1.1, whole genome shotgun sequence genomic region, the following are encoded:
- the LOC135765044 gene encoding sex comb on midleg-like protein 2 isoform X4: MALTGPGPVKVTESFLWEEYLKETSAVPAPPSSFRQSRIPPSNDFKAGMKLEARDPRNSTSTCIATVMGMMGVRLRLRLDGSDNTNDFWRLVDSSDIQPIGTCEKNGDMLQPPLGFRMNASSWPMFLLRTLNGAEMAPAMAFKKEPLRPPQNGFKPGMKLEAVDKKNPYLICPATIGEVKGEEVFVMFDGWRGAFDYWCRYDSRDIFPVGWCGVTKHSLQPPGNSISIPKPLPTPSSSSTFSGSKPTRRSMQAPYRLSMPLPQLPVRKGIRGRRPKSETIALMKALAVSAAAQDTDSSAGVTPQITPVTQLIPRPYKKRGPKPGSKRKSRMFPSSMCIAATSDLRVPTSQMSADGPSTVGSPSSVVSTVCVYVNKHGNCGPHLDRKQVQRLPDHFGPEAVNLVLQQTVQACLDCAYQPKVLLGCLQSQGGSGEVVKVRTDGGTRLVKLPSASSAAFVLRFLELVCRHLMCDNLFSSQPFSPHNTYDRGKSVKEELMSDAMNRGVKRISRDSPPYCAPLSPKLLHTDTHPSEAGTLPPEENGLLKEQSFMDSASNSMTPRPQTLRSTSEYQSPPSSPYYHGNAPPLRRQASNPPTQTHRRVEAASSTTGPDAGADRDGSRTSGRAPSSWSIEEVMQFVRDADPTALAPHAELFRKHEIDGKALMLLRSDMIMKYMGLKLGPALKLCHHIERLKQGKQ; this comes from the exons ATGGCCCTCACAGGTCCTGGACCAGTCAAAG TGACTGAGTCGTTCTTAtgggaggagtatttaaaagagacGTCTGCTGTTCCCGCCCCTCCCAGCTCTTTCAGACAG TCTCGGATTCCCCCGTCTAATGACTTCAAAGCCGGTATGAAACTGGAAGCTCGGGACCCTCGTAACTCCACCTCCACCTGCATCGCCACGGTGATGGGCATGATGGGCGTGAGGCTGCGCCTACGTCTGGATGGCAGCGACAACACCAATGACTTCTGGCGATTGGTTGACTCCTCTGACATACAGCCAATTGGAACCTGCGAGAAGAACGGAGATATGCTACAACCACCACTAG GTTTCAGGATGAACGCCTCGTCGTGGCCCATGTTCCTCCTCAGGACTCTGAATGGAGCTGAAATGGCTCCTGCGATGGCATTTAAAAAG GAGCCCCTGCGGCCTCCTCAGAACGGCTTTAAACCCGGCATGAAGTTGGAAGCCGTGGACAAGAAGAATCCGTACCTGATCTGCCCGGCCACCATCGGCGAGGTGAAGGGTGAAGAAGTCTTCGTGATGTTCGATGGTTGGAGAGGAGCGTTTGATTACTGGTGTCGGTACGACTCGAGAGATATCTTCCCTGTGGGCTGGTGTGGTGTAACCAAACACAGCCTGCAACCACCCGGCAACAGCA TCTCCATTCCGAAGCCTCTTCCTACACCGTCCTCTTCCTCAACGTTCTCCGGCTCCAAACCGACACGACGCTCCATGCAGGCTCCGTATCGTCTGTCCATGCCTCTTCCTCAGCTCCCGGTGCGTAAGGGCATCAGAGGAAGACGGCCGAAGAGCGAGACCATCGCGCTGATGAAAGCCCTCGCCGTTTCTGCCGCCGCCCAGGACACGGACTCATCGGCAGGGGTCACGCCCCAAATCACACCCGTCACCCAGCTCATCCCTCGCCCGTACAAGAAGAGGGGACCTAAACCGGGCAGCAAG AGGAAGTCCAGGATGTTTCCGAGCTCCATGTGTATAGCAGCGACCTCAGACTTAAGAGTGCCCACGTCTCAGATGAGCGCTGACGGACCGTCCACTGTGGGTTCCCCATCGTCTGTGGTTTCTACCG TCTGTGTGTATGTGAACAAACACGGGAACTGCGGCCCACATTTGGACCGTAAGCAGGTTCAGAGACTCCCGGATCATTTCGGGCCGGAGGCGGTGAATCTTGTCTTACAGCAGACGGTTCAGGCCTGTTTGGACTGCGCTTACCAACCCAAAGTTCTTCTGGGATGCCTACAGAGTCAAGGAGGGAGCGGAGAGGTGGTCAAGG TGCGCACAGATGGAGGGACGCGGCTGGTGAAACTTCCATCTGCATCCAGCGCTGCATTCGTGTTGCGTTTCTTGGAGCTGGTGTGTCGACACCTGATGTGTGATAATCTGTTCAGCAGTCAACCGTTCAGTCCACACAACACTTATGACCGCGGTAAATCGG TGAAAGAGGAGCTGATGTCAGACGCTATGAACAGAGGAGTAAAGCGGATCTCCAGAGATTCTCCTCCATACTGCGCTCCTCTCTCTCCAAAACTCcttcacacagacacacacccaTCAGAAG CTGGAACTCTTCCACCAGAGGAGAATGGATTACTGAAGGAACAGAGCTTCATGGACTCCGCCTCCAATTCCATGACGCCCCGCCCACAGACCTTGAGAAGCACCTCAGAATATCAGTCTCCACCCAGCAGCCCGTATTACCATGGCAACGCTCCACCCCTGCGACGACAGGCCTCCAACCCcccaacacagacacacagacggGTAGAGG CAGCGAGCTCTACCACAGGTCCTGATGCTGGTGCAGATCGTGATGGTTCGAGGACCTCGGGCAGAGCTCCCTCCTCCTGGTCTATAGAGGAAGTGATGCAGTTCGTACGAGACGCAGACCCCACAGCTTTGGCTCCACACGCTGAACTCTTCCGGAAACAC GAGATCGATGGAAAAGCGCTGATGTTACTACGCAGTGACATGATAATGAAGTACATGGGTCTGAAACTCGGGCCTGCGCTTAAACTCTGTCATCACATCGAGAGACTGAAGCAAGGCAaacagtaa
- the rai2 gene encoding retinoic acid-induced protein 2: MEEPYKDSVAVEMANPQEEVCSSVPDAVGKLESETTPIIPTETWNVGSPTITKQPLSPLLAIQATPVVTPAAESPNGVALKVATTVLQPICLGENPVVLPILAGSAAPQVGQSGAASYLMTSQGPVSLPLVLEQQVLQHLNPQLLQQTTTCPILPLQNNILCQNPSLALGPPPVLDQKGASPMLDTSLLTLLQNPNFAAILQDLFPSQGNPSPTCHPASSPPIDLASAFLPPPPLSHPYSSPLASLVPPATLLVPYPIVIPLPVPLPVPLPIPVPVSMCKDSKVDVDFPKSKLCNVNKSTQTSPNDISSHLTLPSKEMSFVQPPLPSCPVVTDGEVLDLSIRAPQPSMRVDSTQGVQSIQQDNVLDLSVPSIRKSCIQSRSTRDPPERDRVCHIGEDVSGGTLAVGVLRPVDCTPNLDTKLLSGLASLEFSRQHKWVVDSGHTSAVAGAVHDPHALAGSGNIEIVSTSQTAKVIVSVKDAMPAIFCSKLKGLSGVSTKNFSIKREASQGGFTALQRVQVDQRGESSDPLKKIPKNRGIKLKKVSSQEIHILPIKKQRLAAFLPRK, encoded by the coding sequence ATGGAAGAGCCTTATAAAGATTCTGTAGCCGTAGAGATGGCAAATCCTCAGGAAGAGGTCTGCAGCAGCGTGCCTGATGCCGTTGGGAAGCTGGAAAGCGAGACCACTCCGATAATCCCAACTGAGACGTGGAACGTCGGCTCTCCTACTATCACCAAACAGCCTCTCTCACCCTTGCTCGCAATACAAGCCACCCCGGTGGTAACCCCCGCTGCCGAGTCTCCAAACGGTGTCGCTTTGAAAGTAGCAACAACTGTACTCCAGCCAATCTGTTTAGGGGAAAACCCAGTGGTGTTGCCTATCCTTGCCGGCTCAGCTGCTCCACAAGTAGGGCAATCAGGCGCAGCGTCATATCTGATGACCAGCCAGGGACCGGTGTCCCTGCCCCTGGTCCTGGAACAACAAGTCCTCCAACATTTGAATCCTCAGTTGCTTCAGCAAACCACCACGTGTCCTATCCTTCCTCTTCAGAACAATATTCTGTGCCAGAACCCTTCCCTTGCTCTCGGTCCACCTCCGGTCCTGGACCAGAAAGGTGCAAGTCCAATGTTGGATACTAGTCTATTGACTCTCCTCCAAAACCCTAATTTTGCTGCCATTTTACAGGACCTCTTTCCTAGTCAAGGCAACCCCTCGCCCACTTGTCACCCAGCGTCTTCCCCACCAATAGACCTTGCCTCAGCTTTTCTACCCCCACCGCCTCTCTCACATCCTTACAGCTCTCCGTTAGCGTCCCTGGTCCCTCCAGCCACACTACTCGTTCCCTATCCCATTGTGATTCCACTTCCAGTGCCACTTCCAGTCCCGCTGCCAATCCCAGTCCCTGTCTCCATGTGCAAAGACTCCAAAGTAGATGTAGACTTCCCTAAATCTAAACTGTGTAATGTGAATAAAAGCACTCAGACTTCACCTAATGACATTTCCTCTCATTTGACGTTACCCAGCAAGGAAATGTCATTTGTCCAACCACCCCTTCCTTCTTGCCCTGTAGTGACAGATGGAGAAGTTCTAGACTTATCCATTAGGGCACCTCAACCTTCAATGCGTGTTGACAGTACGCAAGGGGTCCAGTCCATTCAGCAGGACAATGTCCTTGATTTATCTGTGCCTAGTATAAGAAAGTCATGCATCCAGTCTCGTAGCACACGTGATCCCCCTGAACGAGACCGAGTGTGCCACATAGGTGAAGATGTCAGCGGTGGGACTTTGGCCGTTGGGGTCCTGCGACCCGTAGACTGCACCCCAAACCTAGATACTAAACTGCTAAGTGGTTTAGCATCTTTGGAGTTCAGTCGACAGCACAAATGGGTAGTAGATAGCGGTCACACTAGCGCAGTAGCCGGTGCGGTACACGACCCTCATGCTCTCGCTGGTAGCGGCAACATTGAGATCGTAAGCACGTCACAGACCGCCAAAGTCATCGTTTCAGTCAAAGACGCCATGCCTGCTATTTTCTGCAGTAAGCTAAAGGGATTGTCAGGCGTTTCTACAAAGAACTTTTCCATCAAACGCGAAGCGAGTCAAGGAGGTTTCACGGCACTGCAGAGGGTCCAGGTGGATCAACGAGGAGAGTCCAGCGACCCTCTCAAAAAGATTCCCAAAAATAGAGGCATCAAACTGAAGAAAGTGAGCTCGCAGGAGATTCATATACTGCCCATAAAAAAGCAGCGACTGGCTGCGTTTCTTCCCAGAAAATAA
- the LOC135765044 gene encoding polycomb protein SCMH1-like isoform X2 — MVSMGRTALKDQKDSKKDKTGRSMALTGPGPVKVTESFLWEEYLKETSAVPAPPSSFRQSRIPPSNDFKAGMKLEARDPRNSTSTCIATVMGMMGVRLRLRLDGSDNTNDFWRLVDSSDIQPIGTCEKNGDMLQPPLGFRMNASSWPMFLLRTLNGAEMAPAMAFKKEPLRPPQNGFKPGMKLEAVDKKNPYLICPATIGEVKGEEVFVMFDGWRGAFDYWCRYDSRDIFPVGWCGVTKHSLQPPGNSISIPKPLPTPSSSSTFSGSKPTRRSMQAPYRLSMPLPQLPVRKGIRGRRPKSETIALMKALAVSAAAQDTDSSAGVTPQITPVTQLIPRPYKKRGPKPGSKRKSRMFPSSMCIAATSDLRVPTSQMSADGPSTVGSPSSVVSTVCVYVNKHGNCGPHLDRKQVQRLPDHFGPEAVNLVLQQTVQACLDCAYQPKVLLGCLQSQGGSGEVVKVRTDGGTRLVKLPSASSAAFVLRFLELVCRHLMCDNLFSSQPFSPHNTYDRGKSVKEELMSDAMNRGVKRISRDSPPYCAPLSPKLLHTDTHPSEAGTLPPEENGLLKEQSFMDSASNSMTPRPQTLRSTSEYQSPPSSPYYHGNAPPLRRQASNPPTQTHRRVEASSTTGPDAGADRDGSRTSGRAPSSWSIEEVMQFVRDADPTALAPHAELFRKHEIDGKALMLLRSDMIMKYMGLKLGPALKLCHHIERLKQGKQ, encoded by the exons ATGGTCAGCATGGGCCGTACGGCACTGAAAG ATCAGAAAGACAGTAAGAAAGATAAGACAGGCAGAAGTATGGCCCTCACAGGTCCTGGACCAGTCAAAG TGACTGAGTCGTTCTTAtgggaggagtatttaaaagagacGTCTGCTGTTCCCGCCCCTCCCAGCTCTTTCAGACAG TCTCGGATTCCCCCGTCTAATGACTTCAAAGCCGGTATGAAACTGGAAGCTCGGGACCCTCGTAACTCCACCTCCACCTGCATCGCCACGGTGATGGGCATGATGGGCGTGAGGCTGCGCCTACGTCTGGATGGCAGCGACAACACCAATGACTTCTGGCGATTGGTTGACTCCTCTGACATACAGCCAATTGGAACCTGCGAGAAGAACGGAGATATGCTACAACCACCACTAG GTTTCAGGATGAACGCCTCGTCGTGGCCCATGTTCCTCCTCAGGACTCTGAATGGAGCTGAAATGGCTCCTGCGATGGCATTTAAAAAG GAGCCCCTGCGGCCTCCTCAGAACGGCTTTAAACCCGGCATGAAGTTGGAAGCCGTGGACAAGAAGAATCCGTACCTGATCTGCCCGGCCACCATCGGCGAGGTGAAGGGTGAAGAAGTCTTCGTGATGTTCGATGGTTGGAGAGGAGCGTTTGATTACTGGTGTCGGTACGACTCGAGAGATATCTTCCCTGTGGGCTGGTGTGGTGTAACCAAACACAGCCTGCAACCACCCGGCAACAGCA TCTCCATTCCGAAGCCTCTTCCTACACCGTCCTCTTCCTCAACGTTCTCCGGCTCCAAACCGACACGACGCTCCATGCAGGCTCCGTATCGTCTGTCCATGCCTCTTCCTCAGCTCCCGGTGCGTAAGGGCATCAGAGGAAGACGGCCGAAGAGCGAGACCATCGCGCTGATGAAAGCCCTCGCCGTTTCTGCCGCCGCCCAGGACACGGACTCATCGGCAGGGGTCACGCCCCAAATCACACCCGTCACCCAGCTCATCCCTCGCCCGTACAAGAAGAGGGGACCTAAACCGGGCAGCAAG AGGAAGTCCAGGATGTTTCCGAGCTCCATGTGTATAGCAGCGACCTCAGACTTAAGAGTGCCCACGTCTCAGATGAGCGCTGACGGACCGTCCACTGTGGGTTCCCCATCGTCTGTGGTTTCTACCG TCTGTGTGTATGTGAACAAACACGGGAACTGCGGCCCACATTTGGACCGTAAGCAGGTTCAGAGACTCCCGGATCATTTCGGGCCGGAGGCGGTGAATCTTGTCTTACAGCAGACGGTTCAGGCCTGTTTGGACTGCGCTTACCAACCCAAAGTTCTTCTGGGATGCCTACAGAGTCAAGGAGGGAGCGGAGAGGTGGTCAAGG TGCGCACAGATGGAGGGACGCGGCTGGTGAAACTTCCATCTGCATCCAGCGCTGCATTCGTGTTGCGTTTCTTGGAGCTGGTGTGTCGACACCTGATGTGTGATAATCTGTTCAGCAGTCAACCGTTCAGTCCACACAACACTTATGACCGCGGTAAATCGG TGAAAGAGGAGCTGATGTCAGACGCTATGAACAGAGGAGTAAAGCGGATCTCCAGAGATTCTCCTCCATACTGCGCTCCTCTCTCTCCAAAACTCcttcacacagacacacacccaTCAGAAG CTGGAACTCTTCCACCAGAGGAGAATGGATTACTGAAGGAACAGAGCTTCATGGACTCCGCCTCCAATTCCATGACGCCCCGCCCACAGACCTTGAGAAGCACCTCAGAATATCAGTCTCCACCCAGCAGCCCGTATTACCATGGCAACGCTCCACCCCTGCGACGACAGGCCTCCAACCCcccaacacagacacacagacggGTAGAGG CGAGCTCTACCACAGGTCCTGATGCTGGTGCAGATCGTGATGGTTCGAGGACCTCGGGCAGAGCTCCCTCCTCCTGGTCTATAGAGGAAGTGATGCAGTTCGTACGAGACGCAGACCCCACAGCTTTGGCTCCACACGCTGAACTCTTCCGGAAACAC GAGATCGATGGAAAAGCGCTGATGTTACTACGCAGTGACATGATAATGAAGTACATGGGTCTGAAACTCGGGCCTGCGCTTAAACTCTGTCATCACATCGAGAGACTGAAGCAAGGCAaacagtaa
- the LOC135765044 gene encoding polycomb protein SCMH1-like isoform X3, producing MVSMGRTALKDQKDSKKDKTGRSMALTGPGPVKVTESFLWEEYLKETSAVPAPPSSFRQSRIPPSNDFKAGMKLEARDPRNSTSTCIATVMGMMGVRLRLRLDGSDNTNDFWRLVDSSDIQPIGTCEKNGDMLQPPLGFRMNASSWPMFLLRTLNGAEMAPAMAFKKEPLRPPQNGFKPGMKLEAVDKKNPYLICPATIGEVKGEEVFVMFDGWRGAFDYWCRYDSRDIFPVGWCGVTKHSLQPPGNSISIPKPLPTPSSSSTFSGSKPTRRSMQAPYRLSMPLPQLPVRKGIRGRRPKSETIALMKALAVSAAAQDTDSSAGVTPQITPVTQLIPRPYKKRGPKPGSKRKSRMFPSSMCIAATSDLRVPTSQMSADGPSTVGSPSSVVSTVCVYVNKHGNCGPHLDRKQVQRLPDHFGPEAVNLVLQQTVQACLDCAYQPKVLLGCLQSQGGSGEVVKVRTDGGTRLVKLPSASSAAFVLRFLELVCRHLMCDNLFSSQPFSPHNTYDRVKEELMSDAMNRGVKRISRDSPPYCAPLSPKLLHTDTHPSEAGTLPPEENGLLKEQSFMDSASNSMTPRPQTLRSTSEYQSPPSSPYYHGNAPPLRRQASNPPTQTHRRVEAASSTTGPDAGADRDGSRTSGRAPSSWSIEEVMQFVRDADPTALAPHAELFRKHEIDGKALMLLRSDMIMKYMGLKLGPALKLCHHIERLKQGKQ from the exons ATGGTCAGCATGGGCCGTACGGCACTGAAAG ATCAGAAAGACAGTAAGAAAGATAAGACAGGCAGAAGTATGGCCCTCACAGGTCCTGGACCAGTCAAAG TGACTGAGTCGTTCTTAtgggaggagtatttaaaagagacGTCTGCTGTTCCCGCCCCTCCCAGCTCTTTCAGACAG TCTCGGATTCCCCCGTCTAATGACTTCAAAGCCGGTATGAAACTGGAAGCTCGGGACCCTCGTAACTCCACCTCCACCTGCATCGCCACGGTGATGGGCATGATGGGCGTGAGGCTGCGCCTACGTCTGGATGGCAGCGACAACACCAATGACTTCTGGCGATTGGTTGACTCCTCTGACATACAGCCAATTGGAACCTGCGAGAAGAACGGAGATATGCTACAACCACCACTAG GTTTCAGGATGAACGCCTCGTCGTGGCCCATGTTCCTCCTCAGGACTCTGAATGGAGCTGAAATGGCTCCTGCGATGGCATTTAAAAAG GAGCCCCTGCGGCCTCCTCAGAACGGCTTTAAACCCGGCATGAAGTTGGAAGCCGTGGACAAGAAGAATCCGTACCTGATCTGCCCGGCCACCATCGGCGAGGTGAAGGGTGAAGAAGTCTTCGTGATGTTCGATGGTTGGAGAGGAGCGTTTGATTACTGGTGTCGGTACGACTCGAGAGATATCTTCCCTGTGGGCTGGTGTGGTGTAACCAAACACAGCCTGCAACCACCCGGCAACAGCA TCTCCATTCCGAAGCCTCTTCCTACACCGTCCTCTTCCTCAACGTTCTCCGGCTCCAAACCGACACGACGCTCCATGCAGGCTCCGTATCGTCTGTCCATGCCTCTTCCTCAGCTCCCGGTGCGTAAGGGCATCAGAGGAAGACGGCCGAAGAGCGAGACCATCGCGCTGATGAAAGCCCTCGCCGTTTCTGCCGCCGCCCAGGACACGGACTCATCGGCAGGGGTCACGCCCCAAATCACACCCGTCACCCAGCTCATCCCTCGCCCGTACAAGAAGAGGGGACCTAAACCGGGCAGCAAG AGGAAGTCCAGGATGTTTCCGAGCTCCATGTGTATAGCAGCGACCTCAGACTTAAGAGTGCCCACGTCTCAGATGAGCGCTGACGGACCGTCCACTGTGGGTTCCCCATCGTCTGTGGTTTCTACCG TCTGTGTGTATGTGAACAAACACGGGAACTGCGGCCCACATTTGGACCGTAAGCAGGTTCAGAGACTCCCGGATCATTTCGGGCCGGAGGCGGTGAATCTTGTCTTACAGCAGACGGTTCAGGCCTGTTTGGACTGCGCTTACCAACCCAAAGTTCTTCTGGGATGCCTACAGAGTCAAGGAGGGAGCGGAGAGGTGGTCAAGG TGCGCACAGATGGAGGGACGCGGCTGGTGAAACTTCCATCTGCATCCAGCGCTGCATTCGTGTTGCGTTTCTTGGAGCTGGTGTGTCGACACCTGATGTGTGATAATCTGTTCAGCAGTCAACCGTTCAGTCCACACAACACTTATGACCGCG TGAAAGAGGAGCTGATGTCAGACGCTATGAACAGAGGAGTAAAGCGGATCTCCAGAGATTCTCCTCCATACTGCGCTCCTCTCTCTCCAAAACTCcttcacacagacacacacccaTCAGAAG CTGGAACTCTTCCACCAGAGGAGAATGGATTACTGAAGGAACAGAGCTTCATGGACTCCGCCTCCAATTCCATGACGCCCCGCCCACAGACCTTGAGAAGCACCTCAGAATATCAGTCTCCACCCAGCAGCCCGTATTACCATGGCAACGCTCCACCCCTGCGACGACAGGCCTCCAACCCcccaacacagacacacagacggGTAGAGG CAGCGAGCTCTACCACAGGTCCTGATGCTGGTGCAGATCGTGATGGTTCGAGGACCTCGGGCAGAGCTCCCTCCTCCTGGTCTATAGAGGAAGTGATGCAGTTCGTACGAGACGCAGACCCCACAGCTTTGGCTCCACACGCTGAACTCTTCCGGAAACAC GAGATCGATGGAAAAGCGCTGATGTTACTACGCAGTGACATGATAATGAAGTACATGGGTCTGAAACTCGGGCCTGCGCTTAAACTCTGTCATCACATCGAGAGACTGAAGCAAGGCAaacagtaa
- the LOC135765044 gene encoding sex comb on midleg-like protein 2 isoform X1, translating to MVSMGRTALKDQKDSKKDKTGRSMALTGPGPVKVTESFLWEEYLKETSAVPAPPSSFRQSRIPPSNDFKAGMKLEARDPRNSTSTCIATVMGMMGVRLRLRLDGSDNTNDFWRLVDSSDIQPIGTCEKNGDMLQPPLGFRMNASSWPMFLLRTLNGAEMAPAMAFKKEPLRPPQNGFKPGMKLEAVDKKNPYLICPATIGEVKGEEVFVMFDGWRGAFDYWCRYDSRDIFPVGWCGVTKHSLQPPGNSISIPKPLPTPSSSSTFSGSKPTRRSMQAPYRLSMPLPQLPVRKGIRGRRPKSETIALMKALAVSAAAQDTDSSAGVTPQITPVTQLIPRPYKKRGPKPGSKRKSRMFPSSMCIAATSDLRVPTSQMSADGPSTVGSPSSVVSTVCVYVNKHGNCGPHLDRKQVQRLPDHFGPEAVNLVLQQTVQACLDCAYQPKVLLGCLQSQGGSGEVVKVRTDGGTRLVKLPSASSAAFVLRFLELVCRHLMCDNLFSSQPFSPHNTYDRGKSVKEELMSDAMNRGVKRISRDSPPYCAPLSPKLLHTDTHPSEAGTLPPEENGLLKEQSFMDSASNSMTPRPQTLRSTSEYQSPPSSPYYHGNAPPLRRQASNPPTQTHRRVEAASSTTGPDAGADRDGSRTSGRAPSSWSIEEVMQFVRDADPTALAPHAELFRKHEIDGKALMLLRSDMIMKYMGLKLGPALKLCHHIERLKQGKQ from the exons ATGGTCAGCATGGGCCGTACGGCACTGAAAG ATCAGAAAGACAGTAAGAAAGATAAGACAGGCAGAAGTATGGCCCTCACAGGTCCTGGACCAGTCAAAG TGACTGAGTCGTTCTTAtgggaggagtatttaaaagagacGTCTGCTGTTCCCGCCCCTCCCAGCTCTTTCAGACAG TCTCGGATTCCCCCGTCTAATGACTTCAAAGCCGGTATGAAACTGGAAGCTCGGGACCCTCGTAACTCCACCTCCACCTGCATCGCCACGGTGATGGGCATGATGGGCGTGAGGCTGCGCCTACGTCTGGATGGCAGCGACAACACCAATGACTTCTGGCGATTGGTTGACTCCTCTGACATACAGCCAATTGGAACCTGCGAGAAGAACGGAGATATGCTACAACCACCACTAG GTTTCAGGATGAACGCCTCGTCGTGGCCCATGTTCCTCCTCAGGACTCTGAATGGAGCTGAAATGGCTCCTGCGATGGCATTTAAAAAG GAGCCCCTGCGGCCTCCTCAGAACGGCTTTAAACCCGGCATGAAGTTGGAAGCCGTGGACAAGAAGAATCCGTACCTGATCTGCCCGGCCACCATCGGCGAGGTGAAGGGTGAAGAAGTCTTCGTGATGTTCGATGGTTGGAGAGGAGCGTTTGATTACTGGTGTCGGTACGACTCGAGAGATATCTTCCCTGTGGGCTGGTGTGGTGTAACCAAACACAGCCTGCAACCACCCGGCAACAGCA TCTCCATTCCGAAGCCTCTTCCTACACCGTCCTCTTCCTCAACGTTCTCCGGCTCCAAACCGACACGACGCTCCATGCAGGCTCCGTATCGTCTGTCCATGCCTCTTCCTCAGCTCCCGGTGCGTAAGGGCATCAGAGGAAGACGGCCGAAGAGCGAGACCATCGCGCTGATGAAAGCCCTCGCCGTTTCTGCCGCCGCCCAGGACACGGACTCATCGGCAGGGGTCACGCCCCAAATCACACCCGTCACCCAGCTCATCCCTCGCCCGTACAAGAAGAGGGGACCTAAACCGGGCAGCAAG AGGAAGTCCAGGATGTTTCCGAGCTCCATGTGTATAGCAGCGACCTCAGACTTAAGAGTGCCCACGTCTCAGATGAGCGCTGACGGACCGTCCACTGTGGGTTCCCCATCGTCTGTGGTTTCTACCG TCTGTGTGTATGTGAACAAACACGGGAACTGCGGCCCACATTTGGACCGTAAGCAGGTTCAGAGACTCCCGGATCATTTCGGGCCGGAGGCGGTGAATCTTGTCTTACAGCAGACGGTTCAGGCCTGTTTGGACTGCGCTTACCAACCCAAAGTTCTTCTGGGATGCCTACAGAGTCAAGGAGGGAGCGGAGAGGTGGTCAAGG TGCGCACAGATGGAGGGACGCGGCTGGTGAAACTTCCATCTGCATCCAGCGCTGCATTCGTGTTGCGTTTCTTGGAGCTGGTGTGTCGACACCTGATGTGTGATAATCTGTTCAGCAGTCAACCGTTCAGTCCACACAACACTTATGACCGCGGTAAATCGG TGAAAGAGGAGCTGATGTCAGACGCTATGAACAGAGGAGTAAAGCGGATCTCCAGAGATTCTCCTCCATACTGCGCTCCTCTCTCTCCAAAACTCcttcacacagacacacacccaTCAGAAG CTGGAACTCTTCCACCAGAGGAGAATGGATTACTGAAGGAACAGAGCTTCATGGACTCCGCCTCCAATTCCATGACGCCCCGCCCACAGACCTTGAGAAGCACCTCAGAATATCAGTCTCCACCCAGCAGCCCGTATTACCATGGCAACGCTCCACCCCTGCGACGACAGGCCTCCAACCCcccaacacagacacacagacggGTAGAGG CAGCGAGCTCTACCACAGGTCCTGATGCTGGTGCAGATCGTGATGGTTCGAGGACCTCGGGCAGAGCTCCCTCCTCCTGGTCTATAGAGGAAGTGATGCAGTTCGTACGAGACGCAGACCCCACAGCTTTGGCTCCACACGCTGAACTCTTCCGGAAACAC GAGATCGATGGAAAAGCGCTGATGTTACTACGCAGTGACATGATAATGAAGTACATGGGTCTGAAACTCGGGCCTGCGCTTAAACTCTGTCATCACATCGAGAGACTGAAGCAAGGCAaacagtaa